ATGTGAATGTGGGAGAGTTTCTCAAAAGTTATGGTGTGGATTACGAAGAGCTAAAAAGGGAGGGTATACAGGATTTAAAGCTTCCCACCGTGGAGAATCTTCCCTTATCTTACGAAGATGAAGCTTTCAAAAATGGCATATATATCTATACGGATAGTGGGCTTGTGGAGGAATTAGGGCATTGGCATACTTGGACACACGATATGGAGAAGTATCAGGTGGCATATATAAACGAAAAAACCGCAAAAGAGTTAGGATTGAAAGGTAGCTTACCCATAAATGGTTGTGAGTTTAGACTGAACGTTACACCTAATGTAGCCGAACACGTAATTTTTATATCCTCTTCTTATGAGGAGTACCAACCTTTTGACCCTGGAGTGAGTGTGGGAAGGTTTCTCAAACAACCTTATTACAGATTTGAGGTTCTGGAATGATAGTGAGCGTGTGCATAAAGAAAAAGAGAAATCCTCTTTACATTCTGAGAACTTTTGGGCTTCCTGAAGAGAAGCTCAGACACTACAGACACAAAAAATGGCTCGGAGGGGCTGATCTATACTTTGAGGTGGAGCAGGAGAAAATAAAAGCACAGGAAGATATAGGGGAGTTTGTTTATGCGGACAGCTTGGTGGAGATGGAAGAAGTAGTTATCCGAATGCTAAAAAAGGATGGACTCAAGCTTGCCGTTGCTGAAAGTTGTTCGGGTGGACTTTTGTCAGCAAGGCTCGTAAATGTACCGGGGAGTTCCGATGTCTTTTTGGGAGGTTTTGTAGTTTATGCCAATGAGCTTAAGACCAAGCTTTTGAGTATAAAGGAGAACCTCTTGAAAGAATTTGGAGCTGTCTCCGAAGAGGTCTGCAGGGCTATGTGCGTTGGTGTGCTTGAGGAGACAGATGCGGATATAGCTTTGGCTATTACGGGTATAGCCGGTCCGGATGGAGGTACACCCAAAAAGCCGGTAGGTCTCACTTTTGTAGGTTTAGGAACTGATAGTGAAGTTATAGTACAAAGGCATCATCTGAAAAAAAGTAGAAACGCAAATAGATTTCTCTCCACCCAAATAGCCCTTGACATGCTAAGAAAATACCTATCAAAGAGGCGTACCGATGAGTAAGATACACCCTACCGCTTTGATAACGGGAAATGTTCAGTTGGATGAGGATGTGGAAGTAGGAGCTTACAGCCTAATCTCAGGTGATGTGATCGTAGGCAAAGGCACAAAGATAGGAAGCAGAGTGAGCATAAAAGGTAGGGTAACCATAGGGGAAGGATGCAGGATATACGATGGTGCTGTGATAGGCGAAGAGCCTCAGCATCTTAGGTATGCAGGTGAAGAGAGTGAGGTATTAATAGGCAATCGTGTCATAATAAGAGAGTATGTGACCATACATAGGGGAACAGCCATAGGCATCATGAGAACTGTCGTGGAAGATGATGTGATGCTCATGGCGTATGCGCATGTAGCACACGACTGCATTGTAAAAAAAGGGGTTATTATGGCAAACTGTGCTACCTTAGGGGGTCATGTTGAAGTAGGTGAGTATGCTTTTATAGGTGGACTATCCGCAGTACATCAATGGGCAAGGGTAGGGGCTTACGCCATGGTAGGCGGGCTTTCAGGGGTTTCTTTAGATATCCCACCTTATACCAGAGCCTCCGGACAGCACGCACTCCTTTATGGGATAAATACCATAGGCTTGGAGAGGAGAGGTTTTAAAAAGGAAGTGGTAAACGCTTTAAAGAGAGCATACAAGATAGTCTTTAGGAGCGGTATGTTAAGAAAAGAAGCCACGGAACTTCTTTTAAAAGATTTTGGACAGTATGAAGAGATTAAGAATCTTGTAGAATTTATAAGGACAAGCAGGAGAGGAGTTGCAAGAGATGCAGGAGGTAAAGGATGAAGGCGGTCATACTTTCAGCAGGAGTGGGAAGTAGATTCAGAAGCGAAAAAAACAAGGTACTTCATACCATCTTAGGCAAACCTATGATCTGGTATGTCCTACAGGCTGTAAAAAACAGCTCTGCAGAGAACATAGCCATAGTAGTAGGTCATATGGCACAAGAGGTAAAAAAAGCCATAGAAAGTGAAGCTGTCAGCTTTTACTATCAGAGTAACCCGAAAGGAGGTACAGCTGACGCGCTTATAGCTTCCGCTGACATGTGGAGATCCTACGATGGATACCTCCTTGTGATTAACGCCGACACTCCTCTGATAAAGTCCCAAACCCTCAAAAATATGGAAAGGTTCATCCATATGGTTAAAGAGTACGAAAATGTTACGCTGAGTGCTGTAGTTCTCACTGGTTTTCTCCCGGATCCCACTGGCTACGGCAGGGTTATTAAAGACAGCGAAGGCAATGTTATAAAGATAACCGAAGAGAAAGAGGCGAGCTTTGAAGAGAAAAAGGTAAATGAGGTAAACGGAGGTGTGTACATTTTTTATGCACCACACCTTATAGAGTGTATATTCCATATAAAGCCGAGCGAAAAGACAGGCGAGCTTTATTTGACGGATGTTTTTAAGATCATGTACCAGAGAGGATACAAGACGAGAACTTTTATGGCTGAGGATGCATCGGAGATAATGGGAGTAAATACAAGATGGGACCTTGCTATAGCAGAAAATGTTGTAAGACTGAGAATCCTTCAATATTGGGCTGAGAAAGGAAATACCTTACATCAACCCGAGAGTATATGGATAGATCCAGATGTGGTTTTAGAAGGTGATGTGGAGATATATTCTGATGTGACACTGTCGGGCAAGACGAAGATAGGTAGGGGTTGCGTCATAGGAAGGGGGTGTGTAGTGATAAACTCTACACTCGGAAGTGGTGTAGTGTTAGAACCCTACTCTATAATTAAAGACTCAAGAATTATGGACGATGCTCGCATAGGACCTT
The genomic region above belongs to Hydrogenobacter sp. and contains:
- a CDS encoding CinA family protein translates to MIVSVCIKKKRNPLYILRTFGLPEEKLRHYRHKKWLGGADLYFEVEQEKIKAQEDIGEFVYADSLVEMEEVVIRMLKKDGLKLAVAESCSGGLLSARLVNVPGSSDVFLGGFVVYANELKTKLLSIKENLLKEFGAVSEEVCRAMCVGVLEETDADIALAITGIAGPDGGTPKKPVGLTFVGLGTDSEVIVQRHHLKKSRNANRFLSTQIALDMLRKYLSKRRTDE
- the lpxA gene encoding acyl-ACP--UDP-N-acetylglucosamine O-acyltransferase — translated: MSKIHPTALITGNVQLDEDVEVGAYSLISGDVIVGKGTKIGSRVSIKGRVTIGEGCRIYDGAVIGEEPQHLRYAGEESEVLIGNRVIIREYVTIHRGTAIGIMRTVVEDDVMLMAYAHVAHDCIVKKGVIMANCATLGGHVEVGEYAFIGGLSAVHQWARVGAYAMVGGLSGVSLDIPPYTRASGQHALLYGINTIGLERRGFKKEVVNALKRAYKIVFRSGMLRKEATELLLKDFGQYEEIKNLVEFIRTSRRGVARDAGGKG
- the glmU gene encoding bifunctional UDP-N-acetylglucosamine diphosphorylase/glucosamine-1-phosphate N-acetyltransferase GlmU yields the protein MKAVILSAGVGSRFRSEKNKVLHTILGKPMIWYVLQAVKNSSAENIAIVVGHMAQEVKKAIESEAVSFYYQSNPKGGTADALIASADMWRSYDGYLLVINADTPLIKSQTLKNMERFIHMVKEYENVTLSAVVLTGFLPDPTGYGRVIKDSEGNVIKITEEKEASFEEKKVNEVNGGVYIFYAPHLIECIFHIKPSEKTGELYLTDVFKIMYQRGYKTRTFMAEDASEIMGVNTRWDLAIAENVVRLRILQYWAEKGNTLHQPESIWIDPDVVLEGDVEIYSDVTLSGKTKIGRGCVIGRGCVVINSTLGSGVVLEPYSIIKDSRIMDDARIGPFAHLRNECVIGEKSEIGNFVEVKKSAIGKDVKAKHLAYIGDAHIGDGTNIGAGVVFANFDGKKKYEAHVGSGAFIGSNSLLVAPLKIGDFSYIAGGSVVTKDVPDGDLAIARPQLRLLKGKGREKLK